One Aerosakkonema funiforme FACHB-1375 genomic window, AAACTTCGCATTAAATTCAAAACCGCCGGTGTAACTTCATGCCCCATATCAAATTCTTGATACTGCACCGCTACTCCCAAGTTGGATAGAATATCGCGTGCTTTCACCGCAGCAGTTACAGGCACGATCGAATCTTGTCTGCCATGTAAGATCAAAACTGGCGGAAAATTACGATTTGTTGCTTCTTGAGTCATGGGATGCAAATAGCCACTCAAACATACCAAGCCTGCCAGTGGCAAGTTCAGTCCCACATCGAGAGTCATCGCCCCACCTTGGGAAAATCCACTCAAAATAGTACGTTCCAAGGGAATACCAGTACGTCTCTCAAAAGAGGTAAGCCACTCGTTCAGCAGTTGGCGACTTTCTGTTAAACCGTAATTTTTCTGAAAATCGTACCACGTTCTTCCACCCGGTACGTGCGGGTGAGGAAAAGGCCCATCGGGAAACAGGAACTCGTAATCGGGTAAATTCAAAAAAGGTGCTAAAGATGCCAGATCTTCGCCGTTGGCACCCCAACCGTGCAAAGCGACGATCGCACCCTTTGGCGGTTGACCTGTTTTCGGTGGCAAGGTAATTACTTCTAAAGACAAGGACTCTCTCCTACAGCTTTTCACTATCATCCTAGTTCCCAAAGCAGTCACAATTCCTCTAGCCTGCGACGACAATCCGGTCAAACCAGATCTGGACTGCGATCTCGATCGCCTTTATTCTTAATAAGGCAAGCATAGGGAAGTTCACAAGTCATGGCACGTCTGGCACTGCTGAGTGTATCTAATAAAACTGGGTTAATTGACCTGGCACGCAGTCTCGTAGAAGAATTTGGTTTTGATTTAATCAGCAGTGGCGGAACTGCCCAATCTCTGAAAGATGCTGGTTTACCAGTAACGAAAGTTTCCGATTACACCGGACACCCGGAAATCCTGGGCGGTCGAGTCAAAACTCTGCATCCGCGAATTCATGGTGGTATTCTGGCGCGTCGCAATTTACCGGAAGATATC contains:
- a CDS encoding alpha/beta hydrolase, which encodes MSLEVITLPPKTGQPPKGAIVALHGWGANGEDLASLAPFLNLPDYEFLFPDGPFPHPHVPGGRTWYDFQKNYGLTESRQLLNEWLTSFERRTGIPLERTILSGFSQGGAMTLDVGLNLPLAGLVCLSGYLHPMTQEATNRNFPPVLILHGRQDSIVPVTAAVKARDILSNLGVAVQYQEFDMGHEVTPAVLNLMRSFVMQVMSSTSSKIS